GCTCAATGGTAAGATTATCGATGAGATCCAAGCTGGTATCCTCGAGCCCACCATGAGCAAAATCAAGTCGCTCAAGTCGGCAGTCGAGGCCTGTATTGCCATTCTCAGAATCGACACCATGATCAAGGTAGACCCTGAACAAAAGGAACAAGACCACCACGATCACTAGACTAGAAAATATATGCGATAACtgtactttttttttgtacttTTCATGTTATTTAAATTCTAAATATTCTCTACCACTTTTGTAGTGGATGGATGACTTGGGCTCAGCTCCAGTCCAAAAACCGACCAAAAACCGCTAAAGCAGAGCATCTAATCCcgacacccgactcgagcgaagcgagaggagaaccgggatctggggctccgcccccagccaccggaggcaccgATCCCCACAGACGGACCGAAGATGAAATATGCAGGGCCCCATCGTATCTGTCGTAACTGCAAGTTTATATACGGGCGAGAAGAGGTGTGAGGTCAGGGTTGGAGATGCAGGAAATTAGCATGTGAGAACGGATCGTATCTTTTCGTCCCAACTGTGGAGTGGAGTTCAGAGTAGAGACCGTTTCAGAGCCATAGCGAGCTAACGAACTAATTCGGAGCTGGAGagtattttttgttcaacACAAATAAATCCTACCAGGATCTGTGACAAGAGTTTCAGTTGGATCAGTTGAGATTGAGTTCGCGTAGTATTTCGctccagcatcatcaaatcTTCAGTGGCTCATTGATTGACTGAGTGACTGAGTGACTGACGACTAGCCAGTAAGAAGCTAATAAGTCTGGAATTATAATCCTCATACATAATTGATTGGCACAGAAGTTATTTACACGAATCACAGATCGCGATTAGGGACATGCCATTTGCTGGCTTGTCGTGTTTGGTCGTAATTGACAAAGTACTTGTTGCCCCGGAACCCCGGAACATCACCAGACATGTCAGGTCCCAAAGCTAGcaagaaaatcaagatTGAGACCACCACTGCGTCGtcagatgaagacgacAGTGGTAAGCGGAAACTGGATCACAATCGCCTGTcagttcctgctgctactgctgcagACTCAACGTCCACTAGCAACAGCTCGAGGAGATTGTCtggtaataataacagTGTGATCTCACCTGGCGGGTTTTCAGATTctgatggtggtggagctAACTCGGTAATTGGACGACGAAAAAGAGACAGCGGCAGTGATCTAGGAATTGAGAATCCAACAAgtgttggtgctgatgctgaagcaGATACTGAGGCCGGTGCCAAAGCTGATGCTAGAGATGATTCTAGAGAAGAGGTTAGACGAGCAGGGTTTTCGGCAGTCAATGGTGCTACAAGTGCTAGCGCCAGTTCGGCAGGACCAAGTTTCACTGGAAATGCCACTGCAGATACTCCTTCGTCAGGTAGACCCGTGAAAAGAAGACCACATagcaaatcaagaagaggatgtagcaattgcaaaaaaagaagagtcAAGTGTGATGAGACGCACCCGAGATGTAAAAACTGCGATCACTTAGGTCTTGAATGTTCATTCACCACAGATCAAGTAGCCAAAGTGTCGTATTCCAACGGACCGCTTAATATGGTAGACCTGAAACTGTTTTACAACTATACAACAGTTGTATGGAAAACAATAACGTCAGCGGGAATATCAAACGAAGAAGTGTGGGGTGAAGACGTTCCAGCACTAGCATTTGAATATCCATTCTTGATGAGGTGTCTACTAACATTCTCAGCAACCCATTTATCACGAACTCATAAAGGCATGTATGACGATGCAGTCACTGTACATAGAGGAGAGGCCCTACGATTATTAAGGGAAGAAGTTCAACAGGTGACGCCCCAGAATGTCGACCCTTTAGTGGCAGCGTCTGTTCTGCTTATATTAGACGCCCTGGCCAATGCCGCATTACCAGACGAAATGTCTCCCAGCAGTCTACCTCCATCTGCTTGGTTACATCATGTTCGTGGAGCAGCCACTATTTTATTGGCAGTAGGACCACTTCCACCAGAAAGTCGATTTTTCCGGCTCGTGAATGTGGATTTAAGCGACCTAGCAGATACGAAAGGCGGGCTGGCGGGTATTTCCCAGCTGATTGCCAATAGTGGACTTGGTGGATTAGGTGGTTTGGCTGGTTTGGGACTTGGTGGGCTGAGAGGTTTGGAAGCCAGTCTGTTAGAAGAAGGAATAAATGTTGTCAGTGCCGCTGGTAGCATGGGTAACATGAACAACATCAATAACATCAACGGGATCAATGCACTGGCTGGGTTGAATGGTCTGAATTTGAGTAACTTGGGTGATCTGGCTGGACTTGGCAATCTTGTTGGAAGCAATTCTCCATTTGGTGgaagtgctgctgctgcttctgctactgctggaGAGACTCCAGTCACTGGCAGTCTGAACTCAGAGAGTGGTAATAGCAATAGCACGAGTCCTGCTCTGAGTGCACTTTCTGGAGGAACAAGTGTTACATCACCCAATGCCGCCGCAACTCAGCTTCTGCTCCAGCAAGGAGGTCTTCCGGTGGTAGCTGGTGCATTGTCTGGAATGTCTGGTTTGGCATGTTTTGACGACGACCTGAAAGATCTGTACCCTGTTCACACAAGCTCACCGTACTTTCAAACACTGGTGTATATCGATAAACTGTTCCATCAGCGATATAAGTCTGATTTCATTCTACGAGTATTCTCGTTCCCAGCACTGCTAGATCGCAATCTGCTCGAGCTGCTGGGTAAAGGTGACGACGGCGCCAAACGCATCATCCGTGTGTACTACAAACTAGTGAGATCGTTCACGTCCGAGATGAAGGAAAAGGTATGGTTTCTAGAAGGTGTATCTAAGGTGCTACCTATCGACCTCGACTCTGACTTTGGCGGACTGGGATTCATCACCTCGGCACTTCCAGTGTCAGTCACTCTCGAAACCATGCTGCGACCGTTCGAGGAGACCGATGTCGGCACTATAGTGAGCGGTCAGCGTTCTTCAAACACACCCACACCGTCATCGCTCCTTCCACCGCCACCAGCCAACTACGACAAATCACCTGGCGACCACAGTCAGCAGTCGCCACCATCGGACTCCAACAACAGGGATAACGACGAGCTCATGAGCTGACTGGccattatttattctaaaCTCGAAAACTGTATATTAGCTTCTGTTAACAGGGGAGCggggggcatgcctccggcggctggggcttcgccccagaccccactgctcctctcgctccgctcgagtcgttcctTCGGGGGTCCCCAATACCCAACTCTGCGAAGCGGAGTTGctacgggtccgggcggagcccggccgccggaggcacccaGAGCCACGTTTGTGTGATAAACTATGCGCCGTTAACTACATAAAacaatcaaagaaaagggGTCGTGAAAGGAATGG
The Sugiyamaella lignohabitans strain CBS 10342 chromosome A, complete sequence genome window above contains:
- the UPC2 gene encoding Upc2p (Sterol regulatory element binding protein; induces transcription of sterol biosynthetic genes and of DAN/TIR gene products; relocates from intracellular membranes to perinuclear foci on sterol depletion; UPC2 has a paralog, ECM22, that arose from the whole genome duplication; GO_component: GO:0005737 - cytoplasm [Evidence IDA] [PMID 11914276]; GO_component: GO:0016020 - membrane [Evidence IDA] [PMID 18675371]; GO_component: GO:0005634 - nucleus [Evidence IEA,IEA,IEA]; GO_component: GO:0005634 - nucleus [Evidence IC] [PMID 11533229]; GO_component: GO:0048471 - perinuclear region of cytoplasm [Evidence IDA] [PMID 18675371]; GO_function: GO:0003677 - DNA binding [Evidence IEA]; GO_function: GO:0000978 - RNA polymerase II core promoter proximal region sequence-specific DNA binding [Evidence IDA] [PMID 11533229]; GO_function: GO:0001077 - RNA polymerase II core promoter proximal region sequence-specific DNA binding transcription factor activity involved in positive regulation of transcription [Evidence IDA] [PMID 11533229]; GO_function: GO:0001077 - RNA polymerase II core promoter proximal region sequence-specific DNA binding transcription factor activity involved in positive regulation of transcription [Evidence IMP] [PMID 16055745]; GO_function: GO:0046872 - metal ion binding [Evidence IEA]; GO_function: GO:0000981 - sequence-specific DNA binding RNA polymerase II transcription factor activity [Evidence IEA]; GO_function: GO:0008270 - zinc ion binding [Evidence IEA]; GO_process: GO:0071456 - cellular response to hypoxia [Evidence IMP] [PMID 19807692]; GO_process: GO:0035961 - positive regulation of ergosterol biosynthetic process by positive regulation of transcription from RNA polymerase II promoter [Evidence IMP] [PMID 11533229]; GO_process: GO:0035961 - positive regulation of ergosterol biosynthetic process by positive regulation of transcription from RNA polymerase II promoter [Evidence IMP] [PMID 16055745]; GO_process: GO:0035969 - positive regulation of sterol import by positive regulation of transcription from RNA polymerase II promoter [Evidence IMP] [PMID 12077145]; GO_process: GO:0045944 - positive regulation of transcription from RNA polymerase II promoter [Evidence IMP] [PMID 11238402]; GO_process: GO:0006355 - regulation of transcription, DNA-templated [Evidence IEA,IEA]; GO_process: GO:0006366 - transcription from RNA polymerase II promoter [Evidence IEA]; GO_process: GO:0006351 - transcription, DNA-templated [Evidence IEA]) produces the protein MSGPKASKKIKIETTTASSDEDDSGKRKLDHNRLSVPAATAADSTSTSNSSRRLSGNNNSVISPGGFSDSDGGGANSVIGRRKRDSGSDLGIENPTSVGADAEADTEAGAKADARDDSREEVRRAGFSAVNGATSASASSAGPSFTGNATADTPSSGRPVKRRPHSKSRRGCSNCKKRRVKCDETHPRCKNCDHLGLECSFTTDQVAKVSYSNGPLNMVDLKLFYNYTTVVWKTITSAGISNEEVWGEDVPALAFEYPFLMRCLLTFSATHLSRTHKGMYDDAVTVHRGEALRLLREEVQQVTPQNVDPLVAASVLLILDALANAALPDEMSPSSLPPSAWLHHVRGAATILLAVGPLPPESRFFRLVNVDLSDLADTKGGLAGISQLIANSGLGGLGGLAGLGLGGLRGLEASLLEEGINVVSAAGSMGNMNNINNINGINALAGLNGLNLSNLGDLAGLGNLVGSNSPFGGSAAAASATAGETPVTGSLNSESGNSNSTSPALSALSGGTSVTSPNAAATQLLLQQGGLPVVAGALSGMSGLACFDDDLKDLYPVHTSSPYFQTLVYIDKLFHQRYKSDFILRVFSFPALLDRNLLELLGKGDDGAKRIIRVYYKLVRSFTSEMKEKVWFLEGVSKVLPIDLDSDFGGLGFITSALPVSVTLETMLRPFEETDVGTIVSGQRSSNTPTPSSLLPPPPANYDKSPGDHSQQSPPSDSNNRDNDELMS